From the bacterium genome, one window contains:
- a CDS encoding ribulose-phosphate 3-epimerase: protein MILAPSILNADFSRLPEQVKAAAVGGADWLHIDVMDGHFVPNITFGPVVVAGLRRMVDLPLDVHLMIDNPDAFLSAYREAGADWLTVHVEAAKHLWRTVDTIHALGAKAGVTLNPATPLSHLEPILGQVDLVLVMSVEPGFGGQKFIPSALNRIAQLAEWRRQRGYSYLIEVDGGVDEQLAGSVIQAGVDVLVAGYAVFKQPDIGVAIQRLRACKKILEQ, encoded by the coding sequence GTGATACTCGCCCCTTCAATTTTGAACGCAGATTTTTCGCGATTGCCCGAGCAGGTGAAAGCCGCTGCAGTCGGGGGAGCCGACTGGCTGCATATAGACGTCATGGACGGTCATTTTGTCCCCAACATAACCTTTGGCCCGGTCGTGGTGGCAGGATTGCGGCGGATGGTCGATCTTCCTCTGGATGTGCATCTGATGATCGATAATCCGGATGCGTTTCTATCCGCCTACCGGGAGGCGGGAGCCGACTGGTTGACCGTACATGTGGAGGCGGCAAAACATCTCTGGCGGACAGTGGACACCATCCATGCCCTGGGCGCTAAAGCAGGCGTAACCCTCAATCCGGCCACCCCCCTGAGTCATCTAGAGCCTATCTTGGGTCAAGTGGATCTGGTTTTGGTTATGTCGGTGGAACCTGGTTTCGGCGGTCAAAAGTTTATTCCATCAGCCCTGAACCGCATTGCCCAGCTGGCCGAATGGCGTCGGCAGCGCGGCTATTCCTATCTCATCGAGGTGGACGGCGGTGTCGATGAGCAACTCGCCGGTTCTGTGATACAGGCCGGCGTCGATGTGCTCGTCGCCGGGTATGCTGTCTTCAAACAGCCGGACATCGGAGTAGCGATCCAACGTCTGCGCGCCTGTAAAAAAATTCTTGAACAGTGA
- a CDS encoding PASTA domain-containing protein has translation MMYNQRVEKIKTLLAGIHWRRVAKVTAIIVVAYLIFDNLLMPLYTRQYQRVPVPDVHLKSLEEAEKILKRSGLRMVKEGEKFDESLPAGRIIFQNPKASAQVKKGRRIYVTASKGARSFTMPKLVGLALRDAKFVLQDHELSLGLTTYRRDPFLPDGVVCDQSPASGKTVGVNARVDIAVSLGVEPTEFIVPDLVGKSEEEALIALQKAGLTVGAIARQATDQLLPNTVISQSKEAGLQVAKGDTVHIVVSALP, from the coding sequence ATGATGTACAATCAACGGGTGGAAAAAATCAAGACTCTCCTTGCCGGAATTCATTGGCGAAGGGTGGCCAAGGTCACGGCGATCATTGTCGTCGCCTACCTTATTTTTGATAACTTGTTAATGCCCCTCTATACCCGGCAATATCAAAGAGTGCCGGTTCCCGACGTCCATCTCAAATCCCTGGAGGAGGCTGAAAAAATTTTGAAGCGCTCTGGATTGCGCATGGTTAAAGAGGGCGAAAAGTTCGACGAGTCTTTGCCGGCAGGCCGGATCATTTTTCAGAATCCCAAGGCCTCAGCCCAGGTGAAAAAGGGCAGGCGCATTTATGTAACGGCCAGCAAGGGCGCCCGCTCCTTCACCATGCCTAAATTGGTCGGGCTGGCACTGCGTGACGCCAAATTTGTGCTGCAGGATCATGAGCTGTCGCTGGGTCTCACCACTTATCGCAGGGATCCCTTTTTGCCCGACGGGGTGGTCTGCGATCAATCTCCGGCAAGCGGCAAAACCGTCGGCGTGAACGCCCGCGTGGATATTGCCGTGAGTTTGGGCGTCGAACCGACAGAGTTTATCGTGCCGGATCTTGTCGGCAAATCCGAGGAAGAGGCCCTGATCGCTCTGCAGAAAGCAGGACTGACTGTAGGCGCCATCGCACGGCAGGCCACCGACCAACTGCTGCCCAACACCGTAATCAGTCAATCCAAAGAGGCTGGGCTGCAGGTGGCTAAAGGAGATACAGTGCATATCGTTGTGAGTGCACTGCCCTGA